In a single window of the Christensenella timonensis genome:
- a CDS encoding MFS transporter yields the protein MVVLLVIIYLAFISLGLPDSLLGSAWPAMYEGFGVSISSAGIISMVVAGGTIISSLLSDRLIRRFGTGHITLVSVCMTAVALLGISLSDSFIAVCLWAIPLGLGAGSVDAALNNFVALHYKAAHMNWLHSFWGIGTIIGPLIISSILMQSGTWNSAYRLISILQFALVAILIFSLPLWKKAGGFKTAENPAQEASQKAPAGIRKAIGLPKAKPTLIAFFCYSSVEQTVILWGSSYLVVVRGIQEDIAAGWISLFFIGITLGRILSGFLSMKLSQKQLIRLGQLLIAVGIAILFLPWGGTLMIVALFLIGLGCAPIFPSMLHETPNTFGKVNSQALMGIQMACAYLGTTLMPPLFGLLAGKTGYEAFPFYLGVFLILMVLMVNRIYAKRKTDIRI from the coding sequence ATGGTAGTATTACTCGTTATTATTTATCTCGCTTTTATCAGCCTGGGCCTGCCGGATTCCCTTTTGGGCAGCGCCTGGCCCGCCATGTATGAAGGATTTGGCGTAAGCATATCGAGCGCGGGAATCATATCCATGGTCGTTGCGGGCGGCACGATCATTTCCAGCCTCTTGAGTGACAGGCTGATCCGCAGGTTCGGGACAGGCCATATCACGCTGGTCAGCGTTTGTATGACAGCAGTGGCCCTCTTGGGGATTTCGCTGTCGGACAGTTTTATTGCCGTCTGCCTGTGGGCGATCCCGCTGGGACTGGGGGCAGGTTCTGTGGATGCTGCGCTGAACAACTTTGTCGCACTGCATTATAAAGCGGCGCACATGAACTGGCTGCACAGCTTCTGGGGGATCGGCACCATCATCGGCCCGCTGATCATCTCGTCGATCCTGATGCAATCGGGTACGTGGAACAGTGCTTACCGCCTGATCAGTATCCTCCAATTTGCCCTGGTCGCTATTTTGATCTTTTCGCTGCCCCTCTGGAAAAAAGCCGGGGGCTTTAAAACGGCAGAAAACCCAGCGCAGGAAGCCTCGCAAAAGGCCCCGGCCGGCATACGGAAAGCGATCGGGCTGCCCAAAGCAAAACCGACGCTCATCGCCTTTTTCTGTTATTCTTCCGTAGAACAAACGGTGATACTTTGGGGCAGCAGTTACCTTGTTGTGGTGCGGGGCATACAGGAAGACATTGCCGCAGGTTGGATTTCGCTGTTTTTTATCGGTATCACGCTGGGACGGATATTGTCCGGCTTCTTATCCATGAAATTGAGCCAAAAGCAGCTGATCCGGCTGGGGCAGCTGTTGATCGCCGTCGGGATCGCCATCCTGTTCCTGCCGTGGGGCGGAACGCTCATGATCGTGGCCTTGTTTTTGATCGGCCTGGGATGCGCGCCCATCTTCCCCAGTATGCTGCATGAAACGCCAAATACCTTTGGCAAGGTAAATTCACAGGCGCTGATGGGGATACAGATGGCCTGCGCTTACCTGGGCACGACCCTGATGCCTCCCTTGTTTGGCCTGTTGGCCGGGAAAACGGGTTACGAAGCTTTTCCGTTCTATCTGGGAGTATTCCTCATCCTGATGGTTTTGATGGTGAACAGGATCTATGCCAAAAGAAAAACGGATATACGGATTTAA
- a CDS encoding AraC family transcriptional regulator, with product MKLRKIEVDHNLREAIYYKDSTFPVDIWTDVYSALVDHTLNCHWHNVFEFGVMLSGALDYYINGSHMKLVKGDCVFVNANTMHMATQCGGCDDAVMFTIVFPPTLFTDNTRNSVYRKYFQPILERSSYGFKLEHNALGQKMIASLQEVYALRDTQYGYELKCLGLLIQVWETLLSYIAEHGGPPAQTGPQNRYEGKAKDILSYIHAHYTENISIDDITKHTGISRSACFRCFRRFTNKKPVEYINEYRLAHAAKMLRETGDSIAEICTACGFSSSSYFGKLFKEKYALTPLQYRHS from the coding sequence ATGAAGCTGCGGAAAATTGAAGTTGACCATAATTTGAGGGAAGCGATCTACTATAAGGACAGCACCTTTCCCGTGGACATATGGACGGACGTATACAGCGCGTTGGTCGACCATACGCTGAATTGCCATTGGCACAATGTGTTTGAGTTCGGGGTCATGCTCTCGGGCGCGCTCGATTATTACATCAACGGTTCCCATATGAAGCTTGTGAAAGGCGACTGTGTGTTTGTCAACGCCAATACGATGCATATGGCCACGCAGTGCGGGGGCTGCGACGACGCGGTCATGTTCACCATCGTTTTTCCGCCCACGCTTTTTACAGACAATACGCGCAATTCCGTCTACCGCAAATATTTCCAGCCCATCCTCGAGCGTTCCTCTTATGGCTTCAAGCTTGAGCACAACGCCCTTGGGCAAAAAATGATCGCCTCCCTGCAGGAGGTCTATGCCCTGCGCGATACGCAGTACGGTTATGAGCTGAAATGCCTTGGACTTCTCATCCAAGTGTGGGAAACCCTGCTAAGCTATATTGCCGAACACGGCGGGCCCCCTGCCCAAACAGGCCCGCAAAACAGGTATGAAGGAAAGGCAAAGGATATCCTTTCCTACATCCATGCACATTATACGGAGAACATCAGCATCGACGACATCACAAAACACACTGGGATCAGCCGCAGCGCCTGTTTCCGGTGCTTCCGGCGCTTCACCAACAAAAAGCCGGTCGAATATATCAATGAATACCGCCTGGCGCACGCTGCCAAAATGCTCAGGGAGACAGGCGACAGCATCGCCGAGATCTGTACGGCGTGCGGTTTTTCCAGCTCCAGTTATTTTGGGAAATTATTCAAAGAGAAATATGCGCTGACGCCGCTCCAGTACCGCCACAGCTAA
- a CDS encoding M24 family metallopeptidase — MFESAKWQKQAKIVEKVLAGAPSFDKEFRLPPEEFKDRQDKVWEMLQKEGFDCGIVYSDEHYCGDVPYLGGNNNIIVEPIAGVIGKEGFVFLAALESGIVCEQFSKRSGGKIFRTDLFKADYGDKYPAGAIHPHEAIEAACGGKPSSIAMLTTRAVFPLSLYNMLAAYVGAENVADRSRDYYAIKYNKSARELRLTQEASLITDVMLEGMLGVLSPGMYETQVAAWGALIAHELGVEELAYPVMVTSGRNNWTLVGKASNRKIQEGDIVHIGAGAKRDGLSGSTRMSVMCVKDESGLTGEYKRNMAFLEDAFTYSLDKFREIAEKDLDGCEHERAVADYYNAHAAQFEGVDKKPIENFARLKGYATMHNTGYTECQEFYGALTDDYVGKLPQNMAFMLDAGLQGFDKNWEDVVMDWEYIVIEKTFGKLGKEVKMFNRLPLNVQQFVGRGF, encoded by the coding sequence ATGTTTGAATCCGCAAAGTGGCAAAAACAGGCAAAGATCGTGGAGAAGGTGCTGGCTGGCGCACCGTCTTTTGACAAAGAATTCAGGCTTCCGCCGGAGGAATTCAAAGACCGGCAGGACAAAGTATGGGAGATGCTGCAAAAGGAGGGGTTTGACTGCGGTATCGTCTATTCTGACGAACATTATTGCGGAGACGTCCCTTATCTGGGCGGCAATAACAACATTATCGTGGAGCCGATCGCAGGCGTGATCGGAAAAGAAGGCTTTGTGTTCCTGGCGGCGCTGGAAAGCGGTATCGTATGCGAACAATTCAGCAAACGTTCCGGCGGGAAAATATTCCGCACCGACCTTTTTAAGGCGGACTACGGCGACAAATACCCGGCCGGGGCCATACACCCGCACGAAGCGATCGAAGCGGCCTGCGGGGGAAAACCTTCCAGCATAGCGATGCTCACCACGCGGGCGGTTTTCCCGCTGAGCCTTTACAATATGCTGGCCGCCTATGTGGGCGCTGAAAATGTTGCCGACAGGTCAAGGGACTATTATGCGATCAAATACAATAAATCTGCCCGTGAGCTCCGGCTGACGCAGGAAGCGTCGCTCATTACAGACGTGATGCTGGAGGGGATGCTGGGCGTCCTGTCCCCAGGCATGTATGAAACACAGGTCGCTGCGTGGGGCGCGCTTATCGCGCATGAGCTGGGCGTGGAAGAGCTTGCCTATCCGGTGATGGTCACCTCGGGAAGGAACAACTGGACGCTGGTGGGAAAGGCCTCCAACCGCAAGATACAGGAAGGAGACATCGTCCACATCGGCGCGGGTGCAAAGCGCGACGGGCTGAGCGGTTCTACGCGCATGTCCGTGATGTGCGTGAAGGACGAAAGCGGCCTGACCGGGGAATATAAAAGGAACATGGCATTTTTGGAAGATGCGTTTACCTACTCACTGGATAAATTCAGGGAGATTGCGGAAAAAGATTTGGACGGCTGTGAACACGAGCGTGCGGTGGCGGACTATTACAATGCGCATGCCGCACAGTTTGAAGGGGTGGATAAAAAGCCCATCGAAAACTTTGCCCGCCTGAAAGGGTATGCGACGATGCACAATACAGGCTATACGGAATGTCAGGAGTTTTACGGGGCGCTGACGGACGATTACGTGGGCAAACTGCCGCAAAACATGGCGTTCATGCTGGACGCCGGTTTGCAGGGGTTCGACAAAAACTGGGAGGATGTCGTAATGGACTGGGAATATATCGTGATCGAAAAGACGTTTGGCAAACTGGGCAAAGAAGTGAAGATGTTCAACCGGCTTCCGCTCAATGTCCAGCAGTTTGTGGGACGCGGATTCTAA